Proteins found in one Muntiacus reevesi chromosome 2, mMunRee1.1, whole genome shotgun sequence genomic segment:
- the RSPO4 gene encoding R-spondin-4, which yields MRAPLCLLLFVAHAVDMLPLNRRKKQVGTGLGGNCTGCVICSEENGCSTCQQRLFLFIRREGIRQYGKCVHDCPPGYFGVRGQEVNRCKKCGATCESCFSQDFCIQCKRRFYLYKGKCLPTCPPGTAAQQSTRECQEECELSPWGNWSPCTHNGKTCGSAWGLETRVREAGRAGREEAATCQVLSESRKCPIRRPCPGERNPNRKKGQRERRPRKDRKLDGRGDGKPRSAPT from the exons ATGCGGGCGCCACTCTGCCTCTTGCTGTTTGTCGCCCACGCCGTGGACATGCTCCCCTTGAATCGAAGGAAGAAGCAAG TGGGCACTGGTCTGGGGGGCAACTGCACAGGCTGCGTTATCTGCTCAGAGGAGAACGGCTGCTCAACCTGCCAGCAGAGGCTCTTCCTGTTCATCCGCCGGGAAGGTATCCGCCAGTATGGCAAGTGTGTGCACGACTGTCCGCCCGGCTACTTCGGCGTCCGTGGCCAGGAAGTCAACAGGTGCAAAA AATGTGGAGCCACATGTGAAAGCTGCTTCAGCCAGGACTTCTGCATCCAGTGCAAGAGGCGGTTTTACCTGTACAAGGGAAAGTGTCTGCCCACCTGCCCGCCAGGCACCGCGGCCCAGCAGAGCACACGGGAGTGCCAGG aGGAGTGTGAGCTGAGCCCCTGGGGCAACTGGAGCCCTTGCACGCACAACGGGAAGACCTGCGGCTCGGCCTGGGGTCTGGAGACCCGCGTGCGGGAGGCCGGCCGGGCCGGGCGGGAGGAGGCAGCCACCTGCCAGGTGCTGTCTGAGTCAAGGAAATGCCCCATCCGGAGGCCCTGCCCAGGAG agagaAACCCCAATCGGAAGAAGGGCCAGAGAGAGCGGCGCCCGCGCAAGGACCGGAAGCTGGACGGCCGGGGGGACGGGAAGCCCCGGTCCGCGCCCACCTAG